A genome region from Geodermatophilus bullaregiensis includes the following:
- a CDS encoding aromatic ring-hydroxylating oxygenase subunit alpha: MTATDLPASLIRTLPGQYYTDPALFSLEQTRVLETMWTCAVRSADLPAPGAFRKVQVGRESVLVVRGRDGQLRAFLNICRHRGAQICTEDAGQVKRSLQCPYHAWTYDLSGKLVAAPNLTKMPDVDRDRYGLVPVHLREWLGYAWVCPADEPPSFEDDVQGAIAERLGDLAAIERYDLDTLSVGRRITYDVAANWKLIVENFMECYHCATIHPELTEVLPEFADGYAAQYFVGHGAEFGEDVQGFTVDGSEGFGKLPGVEDDQDRRYYAITVKPTVFVNLVPDHVIFHRMYPLSVDRTVVECDWLYSREVVESGRDVSRSVELFHRVNEQDFAACERTQPAMSSRAYADGGVLVPSEHHIGAFHDWLTQRLAG; the protein is encoded by the coding sequence ATGACCGCGACCGACCTGCCCGCCAGCCTCATCCGCACGCTGCCCGGTCAGTACTACACCGACCCGGCCCTCTTCTCCCTCGAGCAGACGCGGGTCCTCGAGACGATGTGGACCTGCGCCGTGCGCTCGGCCGACCTCCCGGCCCCCGGCGCCTTCCGCAAGGTCCAGGTCGGCCGCGAGAGCGTCCTGGTGGTGCGCGGCCGCGACGGGCAGCTGCGGGCGTTCCTCAACATCTGCCGGCACCGCGGCGCGCAGATCTGCACCGAGGACGCCGGCCAGGTCAAGCGGTCCCTGCAGTGCCCGTACCACGCCTGGACCTACGACCTGTCGGGCAAGCTCGTCGCGGCGCCCAACCTCACCAAGATGCCCGACGTCGACCGGGACCGGTACGGCCTGGTGCCGGTGCACCTGCGCGAGTGGCTGGGCTACGCGTGGGTGTGCCCGGCCGACGAGCCGCCGTCGTTCGAGGACGACGTGCAGGGCGCGATCGCCGAGCGGCTCGGCGACCTGGCCGCCATCGAGCGCTACGACCTCGACACGCTGTCGGTGGGCCGGCGGATCACCTACGACGTCGCCGCCAACTGGAAGCTCATCGTCGAGAACTTCATGGAGTGCTACCACTGCGCGACGATCCACCCGGAGCTCACCGAGGTGCTCCCGGAGTTCGCCGACGGCTACGCCGCGCAGTACTTCGTGGGGCACGGCGCCGAGTTCGGCGAGGACGTGCAGGGCTTCACCGTCGACGGCAGCGAGGGCTTCGGCAAGCTCCCCGGCGTCGAGGACGACCAGGACCGCCGCTACTACGCCATCACGGTCAAGCCGACGGTCTTCGTCAACCTGGTGCCCGACCACGTGATCTTCCACCGCATGTACCCGCTGTCGGTCGACCGCACGGTCGTCGAGTGCGACTGGCTCTACTCCCGCGAGGTCGTGGAGTCGGGCCGGGACGTGTCGCGGTCGGTCGAGCTGTTCCACCGGGTCAACGAGCAGGACTTCGCCGCCTGCGAGCGCACGCAGCCGGCCATGTCCTCGCGCGCCTACGCCGACGGCGGGGTCCTCGTCCCCTCCGAGCACCACATCGGGGCCTTCCATGACTGGCTGACCCAGCGCCTGGCCGGCTGA
- a CDS encoding IclR family transcriptional regulator, with amino-acid sequence MSVEVPTGERGPAALVQSVDRALEILEFLAGRGEAGVTEIAAELGVHKSTAFRLVAVLEGRGFVEQLADRGKYRLGFGIVRLAGAAVAQLDLAQEGRRVCEELAADVGETVNVAILDSGRAVNVTQVRGSATISTHNWVGHGTPLHATSSGKVLLAYAAVPVRKEVLSDPLERFTEATVTDPDVLERQLSEIAVRGWGATVEELEIGLNAVAAPVRDPDGQVIAAVSVSGPSFRLSPESLDGLGSRVVAAADELSRRLGYFG; translated from the coding sequence GTGAGCGTCGAGGTCCCCACCGGGGAGCGCGGGCCGGCGGCCCTGGTCCAGTCGGTCGACCGTGCGCTGGAGATCCTGGAGTTCCTGGCCGGGCGCGGCGAGGCCGGGGTCACCGAGATCGCCGCCGAGCTCGGGGTGCACAAGTCCACCGCCTTCCGGCTGGTCGCGGTGCTCGAGGGCCGGGGGTTCGTCGAGCAGCTGGCCGACCGCGGCAAGTACCGGCTGGGGTTCGGCATCGTCCGGCTGGCCGGCGCCGCGGTCGCCCAGCTCGACCTCGCCCAGGAGGGGCGACGAGTCTGCGAGGAGCTGGCCGCCGACGTCGGCGAGACGGTGAACGTCGCCATCCTCGACAGCGGGCGCGCCGTCAACGTCACCCAGGTGCGCGGCAGCGCCACGATCAGCACGCACAACTGGGTGGGGCACGGGACGCCGCTGCACGCCACCTCCAGCGGCAAGGTGCTCCTCGCGTACGCGGCCGTGCCGGTGCGCAAGGAGGTGCTCTCCGATCCGCTGGAGCGCTTCACCGAGGCGACGGTCACCGACCCCGACGTCCTGGAGCGGCAGCTGTCGGAGATCGCGGTGCGCGGGTGGGGCGCCACCGTGGAGGAGCTCGAGATCGGCCTCAACGCGGTCGCCGCCCCGGTGCGCGACCCCGACGGGCAGGTCATCGCGGCGGTCAGCGTGTCCGGCCCGTCGTTCCGGCTCTCGCCGGAGTCCCTCGACGGGCTCGGGTCGCGGGTCGTCGCGGCGGCCGACGAGCTCAGCCGTCGCCTGGGCTACTTCGGCTGA
- a CDS encoding bifunctional 3-phenylpropionate/cinnamic acid dioxygenase ferredoxin subunit: MIPVCPTSALPPGEATRVAADVTGDVAIAVFNVDGEFYAIDDTCTHQDASLADGWLEGCTVECPLHASCFDLRTGEPSGPPAKTPVRTHAVAVLDGVVHVRVASSEEGAA; encoded by the coding sequence ATGATCCCGGTCTGTCCCACGAGCGCCCTCCCTCCCGGGGAGGCGACCCGCGTGGCCGCCGACGTCACGGGCGACGTGGCGATCGCCGTGTTCAACGTCGACGGCGAGTTCTACGCGATCGACGACACGTGCACGCACCAGGACGCCTCCCTGGCCGACGGCTGGCTCGAGGGCTGCACCGTCGAGTGCCCGCTGCACGCCTCCTGCTTCGACCTCCGGACCGGTGAGCCCTCGGGTCCCCCGGCCAAGACGCCCGTGCGCACGCACGCGGTGGCGGTCCTCGACGGCGTGGTCCACGTGCGCGTCGCCTCGTCCGAGGAGGGCGCGGCGTGA
- a CDS encoding NAD(P)/FAD-dependent oxidoreductase, producing the protein MTATVAVVGASLAGLSAARALRARSFDGRLVVVGDEPHAPYDRPPLSKDLLAGTSTPDDVALGTAADEALDLEWRLGTAAVGLDAPTRTVRLADGSEVRADGVVLATGARARRLPGTGGLAGVHVLRTLDDAVALRADLLAGRSLVVIGAGFIGAEVASTARGLGLEVTVVEALPVPLAGPLGPEMGAVCAGLHADHGTRLLTGTGVARLVGSPRVEAVELADGRRLPADVVVVGIGAVPNVEWLAGSGLALADGVVTDAHGATNVPGIVAVGDCAATWSAEAGRPLRSEHWTAALEQPVGAVATLLGEEPAARAPVPYFWSEQYGSRIQFAGHRRDGDAVRVIEGDPGERSFLAVYERDGRPVAVLGMDQPRLFTRWRRQLRAAEPAVP; encoded by the coding sequence GTGACCGCGACCGTCGCGGTCGTCGGGGCGTCCCTGGCCGGGCTGTCGGCCGCCCGCGCGCTGCGCGCCCGCTCCTTCGACGGCCGGCTCGTGGTCGTCGGCGACGAGCCGCACGCCCCCTACGACCGCCCGCCGCTGTCCAAGGACCTGCTCGCCGGCACGAGCACGCCGGACGACGTCGCCCTGGGCACCGCCGCCGACGAGGCACTCGACCTGGAGTGGCGGCTGGGCACCGCGGCGGTCGGCCTCGACGCCCCGACGCGCACGGTGCGGCTGGCCGACGGCAGCGAGGTCCGGGCCGACGGCGTCGTCCTCGCCACCGGCGCCCGGGCCCGGCGGCTGCCCGGCACCGGCGGGCTGGCCGGCGTGCACGTCCTGCGCACCCTGGACGACGCGGTGGCGCTGCGCGCGGACCTGCTCGCCGGCCGGTCCCTGGTCGTCATCGGCGCGGGCTTCATCGGCGCCGAGGTGGCCTCCACCGCCCGCGGCCTGGGGCTCGAGGTCACCGTCGTCGAGGCCCTGCCGGTCCCCCTGGCCGGCCCGCTGGGGCCGGAGATGGGCGCGGTCTGCGCGGGGCTGCACGCCGACCACGGCACCCGGCTGCTGACCGGGACCGGCGTGGCCCGCCTGGTCGGCTCCCCCCGCGTGGAGGCCGTCGAGCTGGCCGACGGGCGCCGGCTGCCCGCCGACGTCGTCGTCGTGGGCATCGGCGCCGTGCCGAACGTCGAGTGGCTGGCCGGGTCCGGCCTCGCGCTGGCCGACGGCGTCGTCACCGACGCCCACGGGGCCACGAACGTGCCGGGGATCGTCGCCGTCGGCGACTGCGCGGCGACCTGGTCGGCCGAGGCCGGCCGCCCGCTGCGCAGCGAGCACTGGACGGCCGCCCTCGAGCAGCCGGTGGGCGCGGTCGCCACGCTGCTCGGCGAGGAGCCCGCCGCGCGGGCGCCGGTACCCTACTTCTGGTCCGAGCAGTACGGCTCCCGGATCCAGTTCGCGGGCCACCGCCGGGACGGCGACGCCGTCCGGGTGATCGAGGGCGATCCCGGGGAGCGCAGCTTCCTGGCCGTCTACGAGCGCGACGGCCGCCCGGTCGCCGTGCTCGGGATGGACCAGCCCCGCCTGTTCACCCGGTGGCGGCGGCAGCTGCGCGCCGCCGAGCCCGCCGTCCCCTGA
- the betA gene encoding choline dehydrogenase, which translates to MSDRQYDFVVVGGGSAGSALGNRLSADPGNRVLVLEAGRRDSLWDVFVHMPAALTIPIGNRLYDWKYESEPEPWMGGRRVHHARGKLLGGSSSINGMIFQRGNPLDYERWAADDGMQTWDHAHCLPYFKRMENCLAAAADDPFRGHDGPLVLERGPATSPLFQAFFAAVQEAGHPLTDDVNGYRQEGFAAFDRNVHRGRRLSASRAYLQPVRSRPNLTVETRAFVTKVLFEGERAVGVQYRSGRGAVRTVRAAEVVLSGGAVNTPQLLQLSGVGNGSELRALGVDVVADLPGVGENLQDHLEVYIQHACKQPVSIAPGMKWWRKPGIGAEWLFLRSGLGATNHFEAGGFVRSNDDVAYPNLMFHFLPIAVRYDGTMPAGDHGYQVHVGPMYSDARGTLKIRSADPRVKPAMRFNYLSTEQDRREWVEAVQVAREILAQSAFAEFSSGEISPGPEIETPEQILSWVAKDAETALHPSCTARMGTDPLSVVDPLSMRVHGLEGLRVVDASAMPYVTNGNIYAPVMMMAEKAADLILGNTPLAPEHVEFHRHRPSPVTGTAESVQPAGQA; encoded by the coding sequence GTGTCCGACCGGCAGTACGACTTCGTCGTCGTGGGCGGCGGATCGGCGGGCAGTGCCCTGGGCAACCGGCTCAGCGCCGACCCCGGTAACCGGGTGCTGGTGCTGGAGGCCGGCCGCCGGGACTCGCTGTGGGACGTCTTCGTGCACATGCCGGCGGCGCTGACCATCCCGATCGGCAACCGGCTCTACGACTGGAAGTACGAGAGCGAGCCCGAGCCCTGGATGGGCGGGCGCCGGGTCCACCACGCCCGCGGCAAGCTGCTCGGCGGCTCCAGCAGCATCAACGGGATGATCTTCCAGCGCGGCAACCCGCTGGACTACGAGCGCTGGGCCGCCGACGACGGCATGCAGACTTGGGACCACGCCCACTGCCTGCCGTACTTCAAGCGCATGGAGAACTGCCTGGCCGCCGCGGCCGACGACCCGTTCCGCGGGCACGACGGCCCGCTGGTCCTCGAGCGCGGCCCGGCGACCAGCCCGCTGTTCCAGGCCTTCTTCGCCGCCGTGCAGGAGGCCGGGCACCCGCTGACCGACGACGTCAACGGCTACCGACAGGAGGGGTTCGCGGCCTTCGACCGCAACGTGCACCGGGGCCGCCGGCTCAGCGCGTCCCGCGCCTACCTGCAGCCGGTGCGGTCCCGCCCCAACCTGACCGTCGAGACCCGGGCCTTCGTCACGAAGGTCCTCTTCGAGGGCGAGCGGGCCGTGGGCGTGCAGTACCGCTCCGGTCGGGGTGCGGTGCGCACGGTGCGCGCCGCGGAGGTCGTGCTCAGCGGGGGGGCCGTCAACACCCCGCAGCTGCTGCAGCTGTCCGGTGTCGGCAACGGCTCGGAGCTGCGGGCGCTCGGGGTCGACGTCGTCGCCGACCTGCCCGGCGTCGGCGAGAACCTGCAGGACCACCTCGAGGTCTACATCCAGCACGCGTGCAAGCAGCCGGTCTCGATCGCGCCGGGCATGAAGTGGTGGCGCAAGCCCGGGATCGGCGCCGAGTGGCTCTTCCTCCGCAGCGGGCTGGGCGCGACCAACCACTTCGAGGCCGGCGGCTTCGTCCGCAGCAACGACGACGTCGCCTACCCGAACCTGATGTTCCACTTCCTGCCGATCGCGGTCCGCTACGACGGGACGATGCCCGCCGGCGACCACGGTTACCAGGTGCACGTCGGGCCGATGTACTCCGACGCCCGCGGCACCCTGAAGATCCGCTCGGCCGACCCGCGGGTGAAGCCGGCGATGCGGTTCAACTACCTGTCCACCGAGCAGGACCGCCGCGAGTGGGTCGAGGCCGTCCAGGTGGCCCGGGAGATCCTCGCGCAGTCGGCCTTCGCCGAGTTCAGCTCCGGCGAGATCTCCCCCGGGCCGGAGATCGAGACCCCCGAGCAGATCCTCAGCTGGGTGGCCAAGGACGCCGAGACCGCGCTGCACCCCTCCTGCACCGCCCGGATGGGCACCGACCCGCTGTCGGTGGTGGACCCGCTGAGCATGCGGGTGCACGGCCTGGAGGGCCTGCGGGTGGTCGACGCCTCGGCGATGCCCTACGTCACCAACGGCAACATCTACGCGCCGGTGATGATGATGGCCGAGAAGGCCGCCGACCTGATCCTCGGCAACACCCCGCTGGCGCCCGAGCACGTCGAGTTCCACCGCCACCGGCCCAGCCCGGTCACCGGGACCGCCGAGTCCGTCCAGCCCGCCGGCCAGGCCTGA
- a CDS encoding 3'-5' exonuclease has product MRRPLARRPAGAAARAYRDAARVPAGTPWREASFCVVDLELTGLDPRRHEIVSWGAVCVEGGRVVCGTAAEGLVRPERGVPEESVRVHGLRPADLAGAPSLPEAVDGLLEVMTGRVLVAHAAWVERGFLGRALAARGMRLRTPVLDTCALGRLWLAGTGTTPPAVVSLAGLAEALGLPSHRPHEASGDALTTAQVFVALATLLEDGGAETVGTLAGAEARLRVH; this is encoded by the coding sequence GTGAGGCGGCCGCTGGCACGGCGGCCGGCCGGCGCGGCGGCCCGGGCCTACCGGGACGCGGCCCGGGTGCCGGCCGGAACGCCGTGGCGGGAGGCGTCGTTCTGCGTCGTCGACCTCGAGCTGACCGGCCTGGACCCCCGCCGGCACGAGATCGTGTCCTGGGGCGCGGTGTGCGTCGAGGGCGGCCGGGTGGTCTGCGGGACCGCCGCCGAGGGCCTGGTCCGCCCCGAGCGCGGCGTTCCGGAGGAGTCGGTGCGGGTGCACGGGCTGCGCCCGGCCGACCTGGCCGGCGCGCCGTCGCTCCCGGAGGCCGTCGACGGCCTGCTCGAGGTCATGACCGGGCGGGTCCTGGTCGCGCACGCCGCCTGGGTGGAGCGGGGCTTCCTCGGCCGGGCGCTGGCGGCCCGCGGCATGCGGCTGCGGACCCCGGTGCTCGACACCTGCGCGCTCGGCCGGCTGTGGCTCGCCGGCACCGGGACGACGCCGCCGGCCGTGGTGTCCCTGGCCGGCCTCGCCGAGGCGCTCGGGCTGCCCAGCCACCGCCCGCACGAGGCCAGCGGGGACGCGCTGACCACCGCACAGGTGTTCGTCGCGCTGGCCACCCTCCTCGAGGACGGCGGTGCCGAGACGGTCGGCACGCTGGCCGGTGCCGAGGCGCGGCTGCGCGTGCACTAG
- a CDS encoding putative nucleotidyltransferase substrate binding domain-containing protein, producing MRDVADFLRARPPFDALAAEDLDRVAAAAEVEFLRAGAVAVEQGEAPLEHLYVVRRGALDVVHDGRVLDELGPGELVGQASMLAGLPARFSVVAAEDTLCYRIPAAVARPVLARPEGLRFLTRSLLADPVPRRLEVEPVVDAARRPVTDLLRARPVVCLPGTTVREAARRMTEAGATAAVVAVRGSELGIVTDRDLRSRILASGASTDTPVEEVMTFPAYTVAADRMSGEVLLDMLERGIRHLPVVSPGGRVLGVLEDADLLAAAPRSSFHLRSAIARARTVQELVEASAGLRPAVLALHDARVAAADVTGVYSVVSDALTRRLVQLTVAGLGTPAVPFTWLALGSLARREAVPSSDVDSALVWYGSADEDMQAELRRVARAVVDGLEACGFPADTQGAVAAQPLFMRSYAGWRQAAASWLADPTQEKALVLVSLVVDGRPVWGIRSGPALPEVFRDARRHPLFLSLLARFALGRRPPTGFLRDFVVEHGGAHAGRLDLKRGGLQPIVDLARWAGMAAGVASASTPARLRAAADAGTLPADDARSLREAFDLVLELRLDHQVEQLRAGGQPDDHLDPAVLDPVTRGALREAFRAVAAVQRRVAGQLRQGVL from the coding sequence GTGAGGGACGTCGCCGACTTCCTGCGCGCCCGGCCGCCGTTCGACGCCCTCGCCGCCGAGGACCTCGACCGGGTCGCCGCCGCCGCCGAGGTGGAGTTCCTGCGCGCCGGGGCCGTGGCCGTCGAGCAGGGGGAGGCGCCGCTGGAGCACCTGTACGTGGTCCGGCGCGGGGCGCTGGACGTCGTGCACGACGGCCGGGTCCTCGACGAGCTCGGTCCCGGGGAGCTGGTCGGCCAGGCCTCGATGCTCGCCGGCCTGCCCGCCCGCTTCAGCGTCGTGGCCGCCGAGGACACGCTCTGCTACCGGATCCCGGCCGCCGTCGCCCGGCCGGTGCTCGCCCGGCCGGAGGGGCTGCGGTTCCTCACCCGCTCCCTGCTGGCCGACCCCGTGCCGCGGCGGCTGGAGGTGGAGCCGGTCGTCGACGCCGCCCGCCGGCCGGTCACCGACCTGCTGCGTGCCCGGCCGGTCGTCTGCCTCCCCGGGACGACGGTGCGGGAGGCGGCCCGCCGGATGACCGAGGCCGGGGCGACGGCGGCGGTGGTGGCCGTGCGCGGCAGCGAGCTCGGCATCGTCACCGACCGGGACCTGCGCAGCCGGATCCTGGCCAGCGGCGCGAGCACCGACACCCCCGTCGAGGAGGTGATGACCTTCCCCGCGTACACGGTCGCCGCCGACCGGATGAGCGGGGAGGTCCTGCTGGACATGCTGGAGCGGGGGATCCGGCACCTGCCGGTCGTCAGCCCCGGCGGCCGGGTGCTCGGCGTCCTCGAGGACGCCGACCTGCTGGCCGCCGCCCCGCGCAGCAGCTTCCACCTCCGCTCGGCCATCGCCCGGGCCCGCACGGTGCAGGAGCTGGTCGAGGCCTCCGCCGGGCTCCGGCCGGCGGTGCTCGCCCTGCACGACGCGCGCGTGGCCGCCGCCGACGTCACCGGCGTCTACTCGGTGGTCTCCGACGCGCTGACGCGGCGGCTGGTGCAGCTGACCGTCGCCGGGCTCGGCACGCCGGCGGTGCCCTTCACCTGGCTGGCGCTGGGCAGTCTCGCGCGGCGGGAGGCCGTGCCCTCCTCGGACGTCGACAGCGCGCTGGTCTGGTACGGGTCGGCCGACGAGGACATGCAGGCCGAGCTCCGCCGGGTCGCCCGCGCCGTCGTCGACGGGCTGGAGGCGTGCGGGTTCCCGGCCGACACCCAGGGCGCGGTCGCCGCCCAGCCGCTGTTCATGCGCTCCTACGCGGGGTGGCGGCAGGCGGCCGCGAGCTGGCTGGCCGACCCGACGCAGGAGAAGGCGCTGGTGCTCGTCTCGCTCGTCGTCGACGGCCGCCCGGTCTGGGGCATCCGCAGCGGGCCGGCGCTGCCCGAGGTCTTCCGCGACGCCCGCCGGCACCCGCTGTTCCTCTCCCTGCTGGCCCGCTTCGCGCTCGGCCGCCGGCCGCCCACCGGCTTCCTCCGCGACTTCGTCGTCGAGCACGGGGGAGCGCACGCCGGCCGCCTCGACCTCAAGCGCGGCGGACTGCAGCCGATCGTCGACCTAGCGCGGTGGGCAGGCATGGCCGCGGGGGTGGCCAGCGCGTCGACCCCCGCGCGGCTGCGGGCCGCCGCGGACGCGGGCACCCTGCCGGCCGACGACGCCCGGAGCCTCCGGGAGGCCTTCGACCTGGTGCTGGAGCTCCGCCTGGACCACCAGGTCGAGCAGCTGCGCGCCGGTGGACAGCCCGACGACCACCTCGACCCCGCGGTCCTGGACCCGGTGACCCGGGGCGCGCTGCGCGAGGCGTTCCGCGCCGTGGCCGCCGTCCAGCGGCGGGTGGCCGGTCAGCTGCGGCAGGGCGTGCTGTGA